In Streptomyces sp. NBC_00483, a single window of DNA contains:
- the hemE gene encoding uroporphyrinogen decarboxylase, whose product MSANTEATGQQPSATYEATKATRNSAFLKACRREPVPHTPVWFMRQAGRSLPEYHKVREGIAMLDSCMRPDLVAEITMQPVRRHGVDAAIYFSDIVVPLKAIGIDLDIKPGVGPVIADPIRTRADLARLRDLTPEDVWYVTEAIGLLTAELGEKPLIGFAGAPFTLASYLVEGGPSRNHEHTKALMYGDPQLWADLVDRLAEITSAFLKVQIEAGASAVQLFDSWVGALAPADYRRSVMPASAKVFQSVAEYGVPRIHFGVGTGELLGLMGEAGADVVGVDWRVPLDEAARRVGPGKALQGNFDPAILFSTPEAVETRASEVLDAAAGLEGHVFNLGHGVPPNTDPDSLTRLVEYVHTQTAK is encoded by the coding sequence GACCAGGAACTCAGCCTTCCTCAAGGCGTGCAGGCGCGAGCCCGTGCCGCACACGCCGGTGTGGTTCATGCGCCAGGCCGGCCGCTCGCTGCCGGAGTACCACAAGGTGCGCGAGGGCATCGCGATGCTGGACTCCTGCATGCGCCCCGACCTGGTCGCCGAGATCACGATGCAGCCGGTGCGCCGGCACGGCGTCGACGCGGCGATCTACTTCAGCGACATCGTCGTGCCCCTCAAGGCCATCGGCATCGACCTCGACATCAAGCCCGGTGTCGGCCCGGTCATCGCCGACCCGATCCGCACGCGCGCCGACCTGGCCCGGCTGCGGGACCTCACCCCCGAGGACGTCTGGTACGTCACGGAGGCCATCGGGCTGCTCACCGCCGAGCTCGGCGAGAAGCCGCTGATCGGCTTCGCGGGCGCCCCGTTCACGCTCGCCAGCTACCTCGTGGAGGGCGGCCCGTCCCGCAACCACGAGCACACCAAGGCGCTCATGTACGGCGACCCGCAGCTCTGGGCCGACCTGGTCGACCGGCTCGCCGAGATCACCTCCGCGTTCCTCAAGGTGCAGATCGAGGCCGGCGCCAGCGCCGTCCAGCTGTTCGACTCCTGGGTGGGGGCGCTCGCGCCCGCCGACTACCGGCGCTCCGTCATGCCCGCATCGGCGAAGGTCTTCCAGTCCGTCGCGGAGTACGGGGTGCCCCGGATCCACTTCGGTGTCGGCACGGGCGAGCTGCTCGGGCTCATGGGCGAGGCCGGTGCGGATGTCGTCGGTGTCGACTGGCGCGTCCCGCTCGACGAGGCCGCGCGCCGCGTCGGCCCCGGCAAGGCGCTCCAGGGCAACTTCGACCCGGCCATCCTGTTCTCCACGCCCGAGGCCGTCGAGACCAGGGCCAGCGAGGTCCTCGACGCCGCTGCGGGCCTGGAGGGCCACGTGTTCAACCTCGGCCACGGCGTGCCGCCGAACACCGACCCGGACTCGCTGACCCGGCTCGTCGAGTACGTGCACACGCAGACCGCCAAGTAG
- a CDS encoding MFS transporter: MTAHAASQAAAGTAKEPGFRRGVSSTDWWIIGLLLAFFTLNFADKAAIGLAAPDLEKDLGLTAAQYGLMSSAFFWLFAAGAVVLALFFRRIGWRWSAAALMIAWVASMAPLTVPTTVGVVIASRMVLGFFEGPAHALCQSVVADRFPSERRAFAGAIVNAGSSVGPLVATPLLTWVIVTWTWHAAFIVLVATGAVWAVVWLVVTRREPGMGPRPAAPTAAEADPNGDIDVPLTSLLRTGSFWGLALLSFAGYLISSLKVSWLPSFLHDGMGYSRGTVGLLATLPYGLAIVVLLTAGLISGRMLKAGRSARAARGFLTMGYLCFAGVAMIAFTQVPPGGLQLALVVAAFSINSVAFSVAFAGAADFLPRRHRPGFFGCIIAAYSVAGIVAPWLLGVIVDAADTVSQGYADGFLVVGITICVFAVAGGLLLNPARSREALLAETAKRRAASVEVAR; encoded by the coding sequence GTGACCGCGCATGCAGCGTCGCAGGCGGCGGCCGGGACGGCGAAGGAGCCGGGGTTCCGTCGAGGGGTGTCGTCGACGGACTGGTGGATCATCGGCCTGCTGCTGGCCTTCTTCACCCTGAACTTCGCCGACAAGGCGGCCATCGGGCTCGCCGCGCCCGACCTGGAGAAGGACCTCGGGCTCACCGCCGCCCAGTACGGCCTGATGTCGAGCGCCTTCTTCTGGCTGTTCGCGGCGGGCGCGGTCGTCCTCGCGCTGTTCTTCCGGCGGATCGGCTGGCGCTGGTCCGCGGCCGCTCTGATGATCGCGTGGGTGGCGAGCATGGCGCCGCTGACCGTGCCCACCACGGTGGGCGTGGTGATCGCGTCGCGGATGGTGCTCGGCTTCTTCGAGGGCCCCGCCCACGCGCTGTGCCAGTCCGTCGTGGCGGACCGATTCCCTTCCGAGCGGCGGGCGTTCGCGGGCGCGATCGTCAACGCCGGTTCGTCGGTCGGGCCACTGGTGGCCACGCCGCTGCTCACGTGGGTCATCGTCACCTGGACCTGGCACGCGGCGTTCATCGTGCTCGTCGCCACCGGGGCGGTGTGGGCGGTCGTATGGCTGGTCGTGACGCGGCGGGAGCCGGGGATGGGGCCGCGTCCTGCGGCGCCCACGGCGGCGGAGGCCGACCCCAACGGTGACATCGACGTACCGCTGACCTCGCTCCTGCGCACCGGCAGCTTCTGGGGACTCGCCCTGCTCTCCTTCGCCGGATACCTCATCTCCTCGCTCAAGGTGTCCTGGCTGCCCTCGTTCCTGCACGACGGAATGGGCTACTCGCGCGGCACCGTCGGGCTCCTCGCCACGCTCCCGTACGGGCTCGCGATCGTCGTGCTGCTCACCGCCGGGCTGATCTCGGGGCGGATGCTGAAGGCCGGGCGCTCGGCGCGGGCCGCGCGCGGATTCCTGACGATGGGCTATCTCTGCTTCGCGGGCGTCGCCATGATCGCCTTCACGCAGGTGCCGCCGGGCGGGCTCCAACTGGCCCTGGTGGTCGCCGCGTTCTCCATCAACAGCGTGGCGTTCTCGGTCGCCTTCGCGGGCGCCGCCGACTTCCTGCCCCGCAGGCACCGGCCCGGCTTCTTCGGCTGCATCATCGCCGCGTACAGCGTCGCGGGGATCGTCGCGCCGTGGCTGCTCGGCGTCATCGTGGACGCCGCGGACACCGTCTCGCAGGGGTACGCCGACGGGTTCCTCGTCGTCGGCATCACCATCTGCGTCTTCGCCGTCGCGGGCGGGCTGCTGCTGAACCCGGCGCGCTCGCGGGAGGCGCTGCTCGCCGAGACCGCGAAGCGCCGCGCCGCGTCCGTGGAGGTGGCCCGATGA
- a CDS encoding CaiB/BaiF CoA transferase family protein, whose translation MNALAGLRVLDFGQYIAAPGAGQNLADLGADVIKVEPLSGDQARGIGPFGTAMVRANNRGKRSIAVDLRAPEGEAVVRELLASADVLLHNFRHGVSERLGLGPDVLLARHPRLVYGFVTGFGTRGPSAYRVGLDIAAQAEFAVMDLTGSADGDPQRVGFAVADVLAAQALTSGVLAALLQRATTGRGDVVETSLMEAVVHAQASTWAEHELSGNVPRRRGNGQALAAPAADLVRTRDGGALVLSAYTKEKFAALCEVIGRPELAGDPRFASNPERVAHRPALLDVLHDTLGRLDRGTALERLRSAGIVCGAVRRFDEIVDDADLLASGIVADCADPEGGRTAPTTAFSLGGRRPASTLSAPRVGEHTVRILAELGRGEAEIRALVDGGTVAAADLAPAGPPMRGRTP comes from the coding sequence ATGAACGCTCTCGCAGGGCTGCGCGTCCTCGACTTCGGGCAGTACATCGCCGCGCCCGGAGCCGGGCAGAACCTCGCCGACCTCGGCGCCGACGTCATCAAGGTGGAACCCCTCTCCGGCGACCAGGCCCGCGGCATCGGCCCCTTCGGCACCGCGATGGTCCGCGCCAACAACCGCGGCAAGCGCAGCATCGCCGTCGACCTGCGCGCGCCCGAGGGCGAGGCCGTGGTCCGCGAACTGCTCGCGTCGGCCGACGTGCTGCTGCACAACTTCCGGCACGGCGTCAGCGAACGCCTCGGCCTCGGCCCGGACGTCCTGCTCGCCCGCCACCCGCGCCTCGTCTACGGCTTCGTCACCGGGTTCGGCACGCGGGGCCCCTCGGCATACCGGGTCGGCCTCGACATCGCGGCGCAGGCCGAGTTCGCCGTCATGGACCTCACCGGGTCGGCGGACGGGGACCCGCAGCGGGTGGGCTTCGCGGTGGCGGACGTGCTGGCGGCGCAGGCGCTGACGTCCGGGGTGCTCGCCGCGCTGCTCCAGCGGGCGACCACGGGGCGCGGCGATGTCGTCGAGACCTCGCTCATGGAGGCCGTCGTGCACGCCCAGGCGTCCACCTGGGCCGAGCACGAGCTGAGCGGCAACGTCCCGCGGCGGCGCGGCAACGGGCAGGCGCTGGCGGCGCCCGCCGCGGACCTGGTGCGGACCCGGGACGGCGGGGCGCTGGTCCTCTCCGCCTATACGAAGGAGAAGTTCGCGGCGCTGTGCGAGGTGATCGGGCGTCCTGAGCTGGCCGGTGACCCCCGGTTCGCGTCCAACCCGGAACGGGTGGCCCACCGCCCGGCGCTGCTCGACGTCCTGCACGACACGCTGGGGCGGCTCGACCGGGGGACCGCGCTGGAACGGCTGCGCTCGGCGGGCATCGTGTGCGGGGCCGTGCGCCGGTTCGACGAGATCGTCGACGACGCCGACCTGCTGGCGTCCGGGATCGTCGCGGACTGCGCCGACCCGGAGGGCGGACGCACCGCCCCCACCACCGCCTTCTCGCTGGGCGGTCGGCGCCCCGCGAGCACCTTGTCCGCGCCGCGGGTCGGTGAGCACACGGTGCGCATCCTGGCGGAACTCGGCCGGGGCGAGGCGGAGATCCGCGCTCTGGTCGACGGCGGCACCGTCGCGGCGGCGGACCTCGCGCCCGCCGGCCCGCCCATGCGCGGCCGGACCCCTTAG
- a CDS encoding acyl-CoA dehydrogenase family protein, producing MIDPDVFELGFDAYLARVAALTDDVLIPAEPEMVEAGEVPERVVEALANNGLFGVSIPRRLGGLEWSMSQQVQLTMEFTRASCVYRSRFSTVIGLCSQAILDHGTDEQRETMLPKMAAGEHVTAFALTEPGAGSDAGSLTTTARRVDGGWVIDGHKRYITNAHWADELVVFARTGEPEDGAAGVSAFLVPRDTEGVTTRLPTRMNGHAEAPVAEIDLAGARVADSALLGGELGAGFKAALRGINHARLHVAATCVGQATRMLEETSRHLSGRKQFGAPLADLGAVQADLGRCFADLEAARALTMEAARAFDSGTVPRHRIAAAKLFASEMASRVADRCVQLLGGEGIVGDHPVPRMWRDVRALRIYEGSSPVHERNLGRAVSRQVGVDGTLPDTYRVTRGPAAGA from the coding sequence ATGATCGACCCCGACGTCTTCGAGCTCGGCTTCGATGCGTATCTGGCCCGCGTGGCCGCCCTCACCGATGACGTTCTCATTCCCGCCGAGCCGGAGATGGTGGAAGCGGGGGAGGTCCCCGAGCGTGTGGTGGAGGCGCTCGCGAACAACGGGCTGTTCGGTGTGTCGATACCGCGGCGGCTCGGCGGGCTCGAGTGGTCCATGAGCCAACAGGTCCAGCTGACAATGGAGTTCACCCGCGCGTCGTGCGTGTACCGGTCGCGGTTCTCCACCGTCATCGGGCTGTGTTCGCAGGCGATCCTCGACCACGGCACCGACGAGCAGCGCGAGACCATGCTGCCGAAGATGGCGGCGGGGGAGCACGTCACGGCATTCGCGCTCACCGAACCCGGTGCCGGGTCCGACGCCGGTTCGCTCACCACCACCGCGCGCCGGGTCGACGGCGGCTGGGTCATCGACGGGCACAAGCGGTACATCACCAACGCCCACTGGGCCGACGAGCTGGTCGTGTTCGCGCGCACGGGGGAGCCGGAAGACGGCGCCGCGGGCGTCTCCGCGTTCCTCGTGCCGCGCGACACCGAAGGCGTCACGACCCGGCTGCCCACCCGCATGAACGGGCACGCGGAGGCGCCGGTCGCCGAGATCGACCTCGCCGGGGCGCGGGTCGCCGACTCCGCGCTGCTCGGCGGCGAACTCGGCGCCGGGTTCAAGGCCGCACTGCGCGGCATCAACCACGCCCGGCTGCACGTCGCCGCCACCTGCGTCGGACAGGCCACCCGGATGCTGGAGGAGACCTCACGGCACCTGTCGGGCCGGAAACAGTTCGGGGCGCCCCTCGCCGACCTCGGCGCCGTCCAGGCCGACCTCGGCCGCTGCTTCGCCGACCTGGAGGCCGCCCGCGCGCTCACCATGGAGGCCGCCCGCGCCTTCGACTCCGGCACCGTGCCGCGCCACCGCATCGCCGCCGCCAAGCTGTTCGCCTCCGAGATGGCGAGCCGCGTCGCGGACCGCTGCGTCCAGCTCCTCGGCGGCGAGGGCATCGTCGGCGACCACCCCGTACCGCGCATGTGGCGCGACGTACGGGCACTGCGGATCTACGAGGGATCCTCGCCGGTGCACGAGCGCAACCTCGGCCGCGCCGTGAGCAGGCAGGTCGGCGTGGACGGGACGCTGCCCGACACTTACCGTGTCACCCGCGGACCGGCCGCGGGCGCGTAA
- a CDS encoding LysR family transcriptional regulator, whose protein sequence is MELRQLEQFLAVVDHGGLGRAAERLYLSQPTVSGSIKALERELKVELFHRTARRLVPTSAGRQLVPLARRVLDDVVAVQDAMRSAREVGGGVLTVMCTPDMSGEAVASWAGGFTRAYPAVRLDISEVGSRHELVAAVADGRAELGFTLAPDELRGDLDFIELGVQRLLLVRPPGLGAPATGERRVPLAGIGDLPLARRQVTRNEEDAVQAALAAHGVDPTTGATVPSRSAQLAFVLRSGFQAFLPLRMCAAALDAGAEVVETDPLIESPFGVVHRAGELAPAAQQFVADVRSALLAWFDAIEAGRESGLGLVDAVAAAREAAL, encoded by the coding sequence GTGGAGCTGAGACAGCTGGAGCAGTTTCTGGCCGTGGTGGACCACGGCGGACTCGGGCGCGCCGCCGAGCGCCTGTACCTGTCGCAGCCCACCGTCTCCGGGTCCATCAAGGCCCTGGAGCGCGAGCTGAAGGTCGAGCTGTTCCACCGCACCGCGCGCCGCCTCGTGCCGACCTCGGCGGGCCGACAGCTGGTGCCGCTGGCCCGGCGGGTGCTCGACGACGTGGTCGCCGTCCAGGACGCGATGCGCAGCGCCCGCGAGGTCGGCGGGGGCGTGCTCACGGTGATGTGCACGCCCGACATGTCCGGGGAGGCGGTGGCGTCCTGGGCCGGCGGGTTCACGCGCGCGTACCCGGCGGTCCGGCTCGACATCAGCGAGGTCGGCTCCCGGCACGAACTCGTGGCGGCGGTCGCCGACGGGCGCGCCGAACTGGGCTTCACGCTCGCCCCCGACGAACTCCGCGGCGACCTCGACTTCATCGAACTGGGCGTGCAGCGGCTGCTGTTGGTACGCCCACCGGGACTCGGCGCCCCCGCGACGGGCGAGCGGCGCGTCCCCCTCGCCGGGATCGGTGACCTGCCGCTCGCCCGCCGCCAGGTCACCCGCAACGAGGAGGACGCCGTGCAGGCGGCGCTGGCCGCGCACGGCGTCGACCCGACGACCGGCGCGACCGTGCCCAGCCGCAGCGCCCAGCTCGCCTTCGTGCTCAGGTCCGGGTTCCAGGCGTTCCTGCCGCTGCGGATGTGCGCGGCGGCGCTCGACGCGGGGGCCGAGGTCGTCGAGACCGACCCGCTCATCGAGTCGCCGTTCGGCGTCGTGCACCGCGCCGGTGAACTCGCCCCCGCGGCACAGCAGTTCGTGGCCGACGTCCGGTCGGCGCTGCTGGCCTGGTTCGACGCCATCGAGGCGGGGAGGGAGTCCGGGCTCGGGCTGGTGGACGCGGTGGCCGCGGCGCGGGAGGCGGCGCTTTGA
- a CDS encoding FAD-dependent oxidoreductase, with product MSTDTARERLVVIGGDATGMSAASQARRLKGPDELEIVAFERGHFTSYSACGIPYWVGGQVAERDELIARTPEEHRARDIDLRTRTEVTEIDVAGRRVRSRELDGGAESWTSYDKLVIATGARPVRPELPGIDAPGVHGVQTLDDGQALLDTLRATEGRHAVVVGAGYIGVEMAEALIHRGYEVTVVNRGAEPMSTLDADMGRLVHEAMTGMGITMVDDAEVTKILTGDDGRARAVVTDDAEYPADVVVLGIGVRPETTLAQEAGLPLGAHGGLLTDRAMRVRGHENIWSGGDCVEVLDLVSGSERHIALGTHANKHGQVIGSNVGGDYATFPGVVGTAVSKVCDLEIARTGLREKDARRAGLQYVTVTIESTSRAGYYPGAALMTVKMLAERRTGRLLGVQIVGREGAAKRVDVAAVALTAGMTVEQMTALDLGYAPPFSPVWDPVLVAARKAVAAVRAG from the coding sequence ATGAGCACCGACACCGCGCGCGAGCGCCTCGTGGTCATCGGCGGCGACGCCACCGGCATGTCCGCCGCGTCGCAGGCCCGCCGCCTCAAGGGCCCGGACGAACTGGAGATCGTGGCCTTCGAGCGGGGCCACTTCACGTCGTACTCGGCATGCGGCATCCCGTACTGGGTGGGCGGACAGGTCGCCGAGCGCGACGAGTTGATCGCCCGGACACCCGAGGAGCACCGGGCGCGGGACATCGACCTGCGCACGCGGACGGAGGTCACGGAGATCGACGTGGCGGGGCGCCGCGTACGTTCCCGTGAACTCGACGGCGGGGCCGAGTCCTGGACCTCGTACGACAAGCTCGTGATCGCCACCGGCGCCCGGCCCGTCCGCCCCGAACTGCCCGGCATCGACGCGCCCGGCGTGCACGGCGTGCAGACGCTCGACGACGGTCAGGCGCTGCTCGACACGCTGCGGGCGACCGAGGGCCGGCATGCCGTGGTCGTGGGCGCCGGGTACATCGGCGTGGAGATGGCGGAGGCGCTGATCCACCGCGGGTACGAGGTGACGGTGGTGAACCGCGGCGCCGAGCCGATGTCGACGCTCGACGCGGACATGGGCCGGCTCGTGCACGAGGCGATGACCGGCATGGGCATCACCATGGTCGACGACGCCGAGGTGACGAAGATCCTCACGGGGGACGACGGGCGGGCCCGCGCGGTGGTCACGGACGACGCCGAGTACCCGGCGGACGTGGTGGTGCTGGGGATCGGCGTGCGCCCGGAGACGACCCTCGCGCAGGAAGCCGGGCTGCCGCTCGGGGCGCACGGCGGGCTGCTCACGGACCGGGCGATGCGGGTGCGCGGCCACGAGAACATCTGGTCGGGCGGCGACTGCGTCGAGGTGCTGGACCTGGTGTCGGGAAGCGAGCGGCACATCGCGCTCGGCACCCACGCCAACAAGCACGGCCAGGTCATCGGCTCGAACGTCGGCGGGGACTACGCGACGTTCCCCGGCGTCGTCGGGACGGCCGTCAGCAAGGTGTGCGACCTGGAGATCGCCCGTACGGGCCTGCGCGAGAAGGACGCTCGACGTGCGGGATTGCAGTACGTGACCGTCACCATCGAGTCGACCAGCAGGGCGGGTTACTACCCCGGCGCGGCGCTGATGACGGTGAAGATGCTGGCCGAGCGGCGCACGGGCCGGCTGCTCGGCGTGCAGATCGTGGGCCGCGAGGGCGCGGCGAAGCGGGTCGACGTGGCGGCGGTCGCGCTGACGGCGGGCATGACGGTGGAGCAGATGACGGCGCTCGACCTGGGCTACGCGCCGCCGTTCTCTCCGGTGTGGGACCCGGTGCTGGTGGCGGCGCGGAAGGCGGTGGCGGCGGTCCGAGCGGGCTGA
- a CDS encoding DUF4349 domain-containing protein, which produces MHLSSTPTRTRPRPLALLAATLFAVALALTGCSGAGGDAGGSDADDKAAGQAGPGNSGAGGKADSSDQQAKKPPKLTGVHIIRTAHLSVRVKDVPDALDRARTAAEDAGGLVGDETTDRDGHGHERSRVTLRVPQESYEDVLDQLAGSGRLLERNVTAKDVTDQVVDAESRIKSQRASVARVRELMDRAEKLSDVVTLEGELGTRQSELEALLAQQDSLKDRTSLATITLRLTETPPATPAADDDPDLLDALSGGWDAFTTTLKWIGIALAAVLPFAALLALVAFLFARFFRSRNQTSAKSSPAGAPSSPAGD; this is translated from the coding sequence ATGCACCTTTCCAGTACGCCGACACGCACCAGGCCACGACCGCTGGCGCTGCTCGCCGCGACACTGTTCGCGGTGGCGCTCGCGCTGACGGGCTGCTCGGGGGCGGGCGGCGACGCGGGCGGCAGCGACGCCGACGACAAGGCCGCCGGGCAGGCAGGCCCGGGCAACAGTGGTGCGGGCGGCAAGGCCGACTCCAGCGACCAACAGGCAAAGAAGCCACCGAAGCTGACCGGTGTGCACATCATCCGCACCGCGCACCTCTCCGTGCGCGTCAAGGACGTCCCGGACGCGCTCGACAGGGCCCGCACCGCCGCCGAGGACGCGGGCGGGCTGGTCGGCGACGAGACGACCGACCGGGACGGCCACGGCCACGAGCGCTCCCGCGTGACACTGCGCGTACCGCAGGAGTCGTACGAGGACGTGCTCGACCAACTCGCGGGCAGCGGGCGCCTGTTGGAGCGAAACGTGACGGCGAAGGACGTCACGGACCAGGTCGTGGACGCCGAGAGCCGGATCAAGTCGCAGCGGGCGAGCGTGGCGCGGGTGCGGGAACTCATGGACCGGGCGGAGAAGTTGAGCGACGTGGTGACCCTGGAGGGCGAGCTGGGCACGCGCCAGTCGGAGCTGGAGGCGCTGCTCGCGCAGCAGGACTCCCTCAAGGACCGCACCAGCCTCGCGACGATCACCCTGCGCCTGACCGAGACACCTCCGGCCACACCGGCGGCGGACGACGACCCCGACCTCCTCGACGCCCTGTCGGGCGGCTGGGACGCCTTCACCACGACCCTGAAATGGATCGGCATCGCCCTGGCAGCAGTCCTCCCGTTCGCGGCACTGCTGGCGTTGGTCGCTTTCCTGTTCGCGCGCTTCTTCCGCTCCCGCAACCAGACATCCGCCAAATCAAGCCCCGCCGGAGCCCCTTCCAGCCCCGCCGGCGATTGA
- the hemG gene encoding protoporphyrinogen oxidase, translated as MREADTVTKTGRGRRGRKVLVIGGGIAGLAAAHRLLDGSERGGPVHVTVLEADERLGGKLHTGEIAGARVDLGAESMLARRPEAVGLAREVGLGDRLQPPSTATASIWTRGALRPMPKGHVMGVPGTAEALEGVLSDEGLRRIRRDDHLPPTHLGEDVSVGRYVAARLGREVVDRLVEPLLGGVYAGDADLISMRSAVPQLFEEAARHVSLTEAVRAIQERAAANQQTGPVFMGIEGGIGTLPGAVADAVRAKGGEILLGERATTLTTRDGQWQLRTESGRTFEADQVIVALPAPAAASLLRTASPMASQELRRIEYASMALITMAFRKAEADVPEGSGFLVPPVDGHTIKAATFASRKWGWIAEQNPDLLVVRTSVGRYGDEKDLARDDNDLVDLSRQDLREATGLNAAPVAAHVTRWKDGLPQYPVGHAARVDRIRERIAAVPGLAVCGAAYDGVGIPACIASAYAAVDILGGDTTALDELKADPVQSMHGGAGE; from the coding sequence ATGCGTGAAGCGGACACTGTGACGAAGACGGGTCGGGGCAGGCGGGGCAGGAAAGTCCTCGTCATCGGCGGCGGAATTGCCGGCCTCGCGGCCGCCCACCGACTGCTCGACGGGAGCGAGCGGGGCGGGCCGGTACACGTGACCGTCCTGGAGGCCGACGAACGGCTCGGCGGCAAGCTGCACACCGGCGAGATCGCCGGCGCGCGCGTCGACCTCGGCGCCGAGTCGATGCTGGCCCGCCGCCCCGAAGCGGTCGGCCTCGCCCGCGAAGTGGGCCTCGGCGACCGCTTGCAGCCGCCCAGCACGGCCACCGCCTCCATCTGGACCCGCGGCGCCCTGCGCCCGATGCCCAAGGGCCACGTCATGGGCGTGCCCGGCACCGCGGAGGCGCTCGAGGGAGTCCTCTCCGACGAGGGCCTGCGCCGCATCCGCCGCGACGACCACCTGCCGCCCACCCACCTCGGCGAGGACGTCTCCGTCGGCAGGTACGTCGCCGCACGCCTGGGCCGCGAGGTCGTCGACCGGCTCGTCGAACCGCTGCTCGGCGGCGTCTACGCGGGCGACGCCGACCTGATCTCGATGCGCAGCGCCGTGCCGCAGCTGTTCGAGGAGGCGGCGCGCCACGTCTCGCTCACGGAGGCCGTCCGCGCCATCCAGGAGCGCGCCGCGGCCAACCAGCAGACCGGGCCCGTGTTCATGGGCATCGAAGGCGGCATCGGTACGTTGCCGGGGGCGGTCGCCGACGCGGTGCGCGCCAAGGGCGGCGAGATTCTGCTCGGCGAGCGCGCCACCACCCTCACGACCCGCGACGGACAGTGGCAGCTCCGCACCGAGTCCGGCCGCACCTTCGAGGCGGACCAGGTGATCGTCGCGCTCCCGGCCCCCGCCGCCGCGAGCCTGCTGCGCACGGCGTCCCCGATGGCGTCCCAGGAGCTGCGCCGCATCGAGTACGCCTCCATGGCCCTGATCACGATGGCGTTCCGGAAGGCGGAGGCGGACGTTCCGGAGGGCAGCGGCTTCCTCGTCCCGCCGGTCGACGGCCACACCATCAAGGCCGCCACCTTCGCCTCCCGCAAGTGGGGTTGGATCGCCGAGCAGAACCCCGACCTGCTCGTCGTGCGCACCTCGGTCGGCCGCTACGGCGACGAGAAGGACCTCGCCCGCGACGACAACGACCTCGTCGACCTCTCCCGCCAGGACCTGCGCGAGGCCACCGGCCTCAACGCCGCCCCGGTCGCCGCGCACGTCACGCGGTGGAAGGACGGTCTGCCCCAGTACCCCGTCGGGCACGCCGCCCGCGTCGACCGGATCCGCGAGCGCATCGCCGCCGTGCCCGGCCTCGCCGTGTGCGGAGCCGCGTACGACGGCGTCGGCATCCCGGCGTGCATCGCCAGCGCGTACGCGGCCGTGGACATCCTCGGTGGCGACACCACGGCCCTCGACGAGCTGAAGGCCGACCCGGTGCAGAGCATGCACGGCGGAGCGGGAGAATGA
- the hemQ gene encoding hydrogen peroxide-dependent heme synthase, with protein sequence MSDDATTPEAARVPNKGKLAKDLNEVIRYTLWSVFKLKDVLPEDRSGYADEVQELFDQLAAKDVTIRGTYDVSGLRADADLMIWWHAETADQLQEAYNLFRRTKLGRALDPVWSNMALHRPAEFNRSHIPAFLADETPRDYISVYPFVRSYDWYLLPDDERRKMLADHGKMARGYPDVRANTVASFSLGDYEWILAFEADELYRIVDLMRLLRASEARRHVREEVPFFTGRRKSVSELVAGLA encoded by the coding sequence ATGAGTGACGACGCCACCACCCCCGAGGCCGCCCGCGTTCCGAACAAGGGCAAGCTGGCCAAGGACCTCAACGAGGTCATCCGCTACACCCTCTGGTCCGTCTTCAAGCTGAAGGACGTGCTCCCCGAGGACCGTTCCGGGTACGCGGACGAGGTCCAGGAGCTGTTCGACCAGCTCGCCGCGAAGGACGTGACGATCCGCGGCACGTACGACGTGTCCGGACTGCGCGCCGACGCCGACCTCATGATCTGGTGGCACGCGGAGACGGCCGACCAGCTCCAGGAGGCGTACAACCTCTTCCGTCGCACGAAGCTGGGCCGCGCGCTCGACCCGGTGTGGTCGAACATGGCGCTGCACCGCCCCGCCGAGTTCAACCGCTCGCACATCCCGGCGTTCCTCGCCGACGAGACGCCGCGCGACTACATCTCGGTGTACCCGTTCGTGCGCTCCTACGACTGGTACCTGCTGCCCGACGACGAGCGCCGCAAGATGCTCGCCGACCACGGCAAGATGGCGCGCGGCTACCCGGACGTGCGGGCCAACACGGTCGCGTCCTTCTCGCTCGGCGACTACGAGTGGATCCTCGCGTTCGAGGCGGACGAGCTGTACCGGATCGTGGACCTGATGCGGTTGCTGCGCGCGTCCGAGGCGCGGCGTCACGTCCGTGAGGAAGTTCCGTTCTTCACGGGGCGCCGCAAGTCGGTTTCGGAGTTGGTGGCGGGGCTCGCGTAA